Proteins from one Cryptomeria japonica chromosome 4, Sugi_1.0, whole genome shotgun sequence genomic window:
- the LOC131027270 gene encoding GRAS family protein RAM1-like, producing the protein MAESFALFGYKNTQCSMGDQTVLNIMSGQVDEFPLPQYDVSMMPSKFNGEMPTDGKIFSSEEIIKLAGTRYIGAYANGGLEFNIVTPPMAMEDQHGLELAQLILISADLITSKKYDQASRLLTQCRNYSSQWGSPIQRLCYYVSAALEERIERQACEELTKPLKPALNFANNFNSGYNRKEFNQVLAFYNSVLPYVKLVTLTSVQAILDTVGNSSKIHVIDLEIGNGCQWSVLMQSLALRSSSYSIKLLRITALGMDSDDLKDSGRRLHELAHSLGIPFSYRMVQIKSMEEIHEGMFNIKPGEAVAVFAPTVFHRLLYNWSLLERVIDVIKRLRPRIMVNIEVEVDSNSPYFEKRLVDVLFHSSACFDSHDVIMPDRRDPRRVKYEEIFCGRQITNTIACEGTERRVRHVKIDVWRCFFKHKGLREMSFSYQAWYQARLLLKEFPNGEGFSVEANGDALITGWKTTPVVAVSLWTCV; encoded by the coding sequence ATGGCTGAGAGCTTTGCACTGTTTGGGTATAAAAATACTCAATGTTCAATGGGCGATCAGACGGTGCTGAATATAATGTCAGGGCAGGTGGATGAATTTCCATTGCCAcagtatgatgtttccatgatgCCGTCTAAATTCAACGGCGAAATGCCCACCGATGGGAAAATTTTTTCGtctgaagaaatcatcaaactcgCGGGCACGCGATATATCGGAGCTTATGCTAATGGCGGCTTAGAATTTAACATTGTCACTCCTCCAATGGCGATGGAAGACCAGCATGGGCTAGAATTGGCTCAGTTAATTTTGATCTCGGCGGACTTAATAACCAGCAAAAAGTATGATCAAGCATCTAGGCTGTTGACGCAGTGTCGCAACTACTCTTCGCAGTGGGGAAGCCCCATACAGAGGCTCTGCTACTACGTTTCCGCGGCGCTAGAGGAGAGAATCGAACGCCAGGCATGCGAAGAGTTGACGAAACCTCTAAAGCCAGCTCTCAATTTCGCCAACAATTTCAACAGTGGTTATAATAGAAAAGAATTTAATCAGGTGCTCGCTTTTTATAACAGTGTTCTCCCGTATGTCAAACTGGTGACACTAACGTCTGTGCAGGCAATCTTAGACACAGTGGGAAATTCAAGTAAAATTCATGTGATAGATCTGGAGATTGGTAATGGGTGCCAATGGTCGGTGCTGATGCAGAGCCTTGCGTTGAGAAGTTCTTCCTATTCGATTAAGCTTCTGAGGATCACGGCACTTGGAATGGATTCGGATGATCTGAAAGATAGCGGAAGAAGACTTCACGAGCTCGCTCATTCCTTGGGGATTCCGTTTTCTTACAGGATGGTGCAGATCAAAAGTATGGAGGAGATTCACGAAGGTATGTTCAACATTAAACCTGGGGAGGCTGTCGCAGTGTTCGCTCCAACTGTTTTCCATAGGCTGTTATATAATTGGAGTCTTCTGGAGAGAGTTATAGATGTTATAAAGAGATTAAGGCCCCGGATAATGGTGAATATAGAGGTTGAAGTTGACAGCAATTCTCCTTATTTTGAAAAGCGATTAGTCGATGTCCTTTTCCATAGCAGTGCTTGTTTTGACTCCCATGATGTGATTATGCCAGATAGACGTGATCCTCGAAGGGTCAAGTATGAGGAAATATTCTGTGGAAGGCAGATAACGAATACGATTGCCTGTGAGGGAACCGAAAGGAGAGTTAGGCATGTTAAAATTGATGTGTGGAGATGTTTCTTCAAACATAAGGGATTGAGGGAGATGAGCTTCAGCTATCAAGCTTGGTATCAGGCCAGATTACTGCTGAAAGAATTTCCTAACGGAGAAGGCTTTAGTGTTGAGGCCAATGGAGATGCCCTAATAACTGGGTGGAAAACAACCCCAGTAGTTGCAGTATCTTTATGGACTTGTGTCTGA